A single region of the Fenollaria sporofastidiosus genome encodes:
- a CDS encoding YitT family protein: MNIINEEKNLKRDKIQHKYTVKEVVLIIIGILLVASAIHFFLVPSNLTSGGASGIAIVLSHYIPLGIGPLFILVNIVLFIMGFIFIGKDFGTKTIVVTLVLSGLVWLFEIIFPNPKPLSDDLFLVITLGMIIQGIGVGMVLNQYTSTGGTDIVAKILQKFLGLDLGIGCLMADLVVSFFAGSAFGMNIFLYSVMGVIINGAVVSITISGLNTSKLCYINTKEVELVSKFIIEDLDRSANLIPYKGAYTKNDNVLIQTAVSTREYIRLKEFVNDADPTAFVVTSSANEILGEKWRRFI; the protein is encoded by the coding sequence ATGAACATAATTAATGAAGAAAAAAATTTAAAGAGGGATAAGATACAGCACAAGTACACAGTGAAAGAGGTAGTGCTTATCATCATCGGTATACTACTTGTTGCGTCGGCGATACATTTCTTTCTAGTGCCGTCTAACCTAACATCAGGAGGCGCATCAGGGATAGCGATCGTACTTAGTCACTACATACCACTTGGCATTGGACCACTGTTTATCTTAGTCAACATAGTCTTATTCATCATGGGCTTCATCTTCATAGGCAAGGACTTCGGTACTAAAACAATCGTAGTTACACTTGTACTTTCAGGCCTTGTGTGGCTCTTTGAAATAATATTTCCAAATCCAAAGCCGCTTTCAGATGACCTATTTCTAGTAATCACACTTGGTATGATCATACAAGGCATCGGTGTGGGCATGGTACTTAATCAGTATACATCGACAGGTGGTACAGACATAGTTGCTAAGATATTGCAAAAGTTCTTGGGACTCGACCTAGGCATAGGCTGCCTAATGGCAGACCTAGTCGTATCATTCTTCGCAGGATCCGCCTTTGGCATGAACATATTTTTATACTCAGTTATGGGCGTTATAATCAATGGAGCTGTTGTTAGCATCACCATCAGTGGCCTCAACACAAGTAAGCTTTGTTACATTAACACTAAAGAGGTAGAGCTTGTGTCTAAGTTTATTATAGAAGACCTTGATAGATCCGCAAACCTTATACCATACAAGGGCGCCTATACAAAGAATGATAACGTACTTATACAAACAGCAGTTTCAACACGCGAGTATATAAGACTTAAGGAGTTCGTAAACGATGCAGACCCAACAGCCTTCGTTGTAACGAGCAGCGCAAACGAGATACTCGGAGAGAAGTGGAGAAGGTTTATCTAA
- a CDS encoding DUF5317 family protein → MALFIIIFAVLVSLINGGKINNLFRVNLRYLFFLLITVIINIAVLVYVTRFNFIYRRELIMIYPYLNIFTFFVLIFFSIANNKYFAFNIIALGLALNLIAMINYLGLMPVVKDALVYLGSANELAVLEKSMSMTHTLAVSGKAFNVLADTIPVFKFTGLRTVLSIGDVFLSLGLFMLVEDVMKRRP, encoded by the coding sequence ATGGCACTATTCATAATTATATTCGCCGTATTAGTATCATTAATCAATGGCGGCAAGATAAATAATTTATTCAGAGTAAATTTAAGATATCTGTTCTTTTTATTGATAACAGTCATTATAAACATAGCAGTACTTGTATATGTTACGAGGTTTAACTTCATTTACAGACGCGAGCTTATAATGATATATCCATATCTTAATATATTTACATTTTTTGTATTGATATTTTTTTCTATTGCAAACAACAAGTACTTTGCCTTCAACATCATTGCCTTAGGTCTTGCTTTAAATTTAATTGCAATGATAAACTACTTAGGGCTTATGCCAGTAGTGAAGGACGCTTTAGTATATCTTGGCTCTGCTAATGAATTAGCTGTGTTAGAAAAGTCGATGTCGATGACGCACACGCTTGCTGTGAGTGGTAAGGCATTTAATGTTTTAGCGGACACAATACCTGTGTTCAAGTTTACAGGGCTTAGAACTGTACTAAGCATAGGCGATGTATTTTTGTCTTTAGGCTTATTTATGCTTGTAGAAGATGTGATGAAGAGGAGGCCCTAG
- a CDS encoding CapA family protein, with amino-acid sequence MFFRQCTIFLICLINIVLGPITCNHAAKLANDGASLTYVHDVKEIPIIEIKKKEPSIDSEVKIFAAGDYMLHGPQLRGAKQSDGTYNFDEYFKYLPHFKDADLAMLNYESTVSVDGRYTTYPMFSSPIESIESIKKQGFDIISTSNNHAFDKGFAGVNKTIDTIKSYGMESVGTYKDANNMPLIKEVSGIKLGISAYTFSINGFEKKVQGTDKAYAINFIDMDKIKKDVEFMNENDVDFKVIYVHWGNEYQLKPSAWQEKIAKELNELGIDVVLGSHPHVIQKSEVIEANGKKTYVCYSMGNFISNQRREAMGQRYSENELMMEVILKKDAKGTSVAKFEAHPLWVDKYVTQGRAHYNIIPVKEALDGKIKVERFNQIKPKLVESLNDFNNIYK; translated from the coding sequence ATGTTTTTTAGACAATGCACCATCTTTCTTATCTGCCTTATAAACATAGTCTTAGGACCTATAACATGTAATCACGCAGCAAAGCTGGCAAACGATGGAGCTAGCTTAACTTATGTTCATGATGTAAAAGAGATACCCATCATTGAAATCAAGAAAAAGGAGCCTTCTATCGATAGCGAGGTCAAGATATTTGCAGCGGGTGACTATATGCTGCACGGTCCTCAGCTAAGAGGCGCAAAGCAAAGTGATGGCACTTACAATTTTGATGAATATTTTAAATACTTGCCGCACTTTAAGGACGCAGACCTTGCTATGCTTAACTACGAGTCGACTGTCTCTGTTGATGGCAGGTACACAACTTATCCTATGTTTTCATCTCCTATAGAGAGTATTGAGTCGATCAAGAAACAGGGCTTTGATATCATATCAACATCGAACAATCACGCTTTTGATAAAGGTTTTGCAGGTGTTAACAAGACCATAGACACGATTAAGAGCTATGGTATGGAGAGTGTTGGCACATACAAGGATGCAAACAATATGCCGCTTATTAAAGAAGTGAGTGGCATCAAGCTTGGTATCAGCGCGTATACTTTCTCCATCAATGGATTTGAGAAGAAGGTTCAAGGCACGGACAAGGCTTATGCGATAAACTTCATCGACATGGATAAGATTAAGAAAGATGTAGAGTTTATGAATGAGAATGATGTCGACTTCAAGGTGATATATGTACACTGGGGCAACGAGTATCAATTAAAGCCGAGCGCATGGCAAGAAAAAATCGCAAAAGAGCTTAACGAACTCGGTATAGATGTAGTCTTAGGTTCGCACCCACATGTAATACAAAAGTCTGAAGTCATTGAAGCAAATGGCAAGAAGACATACGTCTGCTACTCTATGGGTAACTTCATATCTAATCAGAGACGTGAGGCCATGGGTCAGAGATATAGCGAGAACGAACTTATGATGGAAGTCATTTTGAAGAAGGATGCTAAGGGTACAAGCGTTGCAAAGTTTGAAGCGCATCCACTATGGGTTGATAAGTACGTAACTCAAGGCAGAGCGCACTATAACATAATCCCAGTTAAAGAGGCTCTTGATGGCAAGATCAAGGTCGAAAGATTTAATCAAATCAAGCCAAAGTTAGTAGAAAGTCTAAATGATTTCAATAATATATATAAATAG
- a CDS encoding uroporphyrinogen decarboxylase family protein encodes MYFDDEMTPKERMIAFSKGEAIDRIPVVPDMGVTMAWYIGKKTNDYYTSSDVITETEIALFNRFHHDNICVSTTLRGMAEAMGSVMNYPDDNISNLREPVVKTEEDIDKLELVDPWKDGHLHVLLEALEKLRDALGDVADIGASMTAPFTVAASVLGTENMLRWIVKKKDAFHRLMDIITKNNAEYIKALGKIGFGTGFCDPVSSTSMIRPAQYREFSLPYFKRNVEDVKKYCGGAPTIHICGKSKDIWEDVVSAGVGNFSIDNCEDLEEAKRIMGDKVVITGNVPPVDAIYLGNDDIIKEEVKKCVAKAWDSPKGYILCTGCQIPKNSPIENIDSFMKWGRYYGKLPMDTSKFI; translated from the coding sequence ATGTATTTTGATGATGAAATGACACCAAAAGAAAGGATGATTGCCTTTTCAAAGGGCGAAGCAATTGACAGAATACCTGTAGTGCCAGATATGGGGGTTACTATGGCATGGTATATAGGTAAGAAGACAAATGATTATTACACATCATCAGATGTAATAACTGAAACTGAGATCGCTTTATTCAATCGCTTCCACCACGACAACATCTGTGTCTCTACAACACTAAGAGGTATGGCTGAAGCCATGGGCTCAGTTATGAACTACCCTGATGACAACATTTCAAACTTAAGAGAGCCAGTTGTCAAAACAGAAGAGGACATCGATAAGCTTGAGCTTGTTGATCCGTGGAAGGATGGTCACCTACACGTACTACTTGAAGCACTTGAAAAGCTTAGAGACGCTCTTGGCGATGTAGCAGACATAGGCGCATCGATGACTGCACCATTCACAGTAGCTGCCTCGGTACTTGGCACTGAGAACATGCTTAGATGGATAGTTAAGAAGAAGGATGCTTTCCATAGACTTATGGACATCATTACAAAGAACAACGCTGAGTATATCAAGGCACTTGGTAAGATTGGTTTCGGAACAGGTTTTTGCGACCCTGTATCATCGACATCTATGATTAGACCTGCACAATATAGAGAGTTCTCACTACCATACTTCAAGAGAAATGTTGAAGACGTAAAGAAGTATTGTGGAGGCGCACCAACTATACACATATGCGGCAAGAGTAAAGACATATGGGAAGATGTTGTTAGTGCCGGTGTAGGTAACTTCTCTATCGACAACTGTGAGGACCTTGAGGAAGCTAAGAGGATAATGGGTGACAAGGTTGTTATCACAGGTAACGTGCCACCAGTTGACGCGATCTACTTAGGTAACGATGACATCATCAAGGAAGAAGTGAAGAAGTGTGTTGCTAAGGCTTGGGACTCACCAAAGGGTTACATCTTATGTACTGGATGTCAAATACCAAAGAACAGCCCTATAGAGAACATCGACTCCTTTATGAAGTGGGGTAGGTATTACGGCAAGTTGCCAATGGATACATCTAAATTTATATAA